A window of the Narcine bancroftii isolate sNarBan1 chromosome 4, sNarBan1.hap1, whole genome shotgun sequence genome harbors these coding sequences:
- the LOC138761842 gene encoding tRNA N6-adenosine threonylcarbamoyltransferase, mitochondrial-like isoform X2 — MRSSRCEAAQERRALARWVRKSNLDPVCVAMTMRCLRVRALSSVAARGLHGHPWREPSVVLGIETSCDDTAAAVVAERGRVLGEALHSQKETHLKTGGIIPPVAQRLHREHLDRVVKEAMDNSGVSLNELTAIATTIKPGLALSLRVGLEYSLKLIEQYEKPFIPIHHMEAHALTIRMLQAVEFPFLVLLISGGHSLLAVVRGVDDFLLLGQTLDEAPGDTLDKVARRLSLKNHPACCTMSGGEAIEYLARTGNRLHVEITQPMSRHLDCDFSFSGLRNQVNQIIIKKEKEEGIQSGQLLSCVNDIAATVQHTVAVHLARRTHRAILFCKKEDLLPQSNPALVVSGGVASNEYIIKVLQIVTDANGISLKCPPPKLCTDNGIMIAWNGIERLRAGIGVLNKPKTIRYEPKAPLGINLSEQVRKAALKVPHLKLNR; from the exons ATGCGATCGTCTCGCTGCGAAGCGGCCCAGGAAAGGCGTGCACTCGCTCGCTGGGTTCGGAAATCGAACCTTGACCCGGTCTGCGTTGCCATGACGATGCGTTGTCTCCGCGTTCGCGCTCTGAGTTCGGTGGCTGCCCGTGGGCTCCACGGCCACCCGTGGCGCGAGCCCAGCGTGGTTCTGGGCATAGAAACCAGCTGCGATGACACTGCCGCGGCGGTGGTGGCCGAGAGAGGGCGCGTCTTAGGAGAAGCCTTGCATTCTCAGAAAGAAACTCATCTGAA GACAGGTGGAATTATTCCACCTGTAGCTCAGAGGCTACACAGAGAGCACTTGGACAGAGTAGTGAAGGAAGCTATGGATAACAGTGGAGTCTCCCTTAATGAACTCACGGCAATAGCAACTACAATAAAACCAGGTCTTGCTCTAAGCCTACGTGTTGGCCTAGAGTACAGCTTAAAACTAATAGAACAATACGAGAAACCTTTTATTCCTATTCACCATATGGAAGCCCATGCACTGACCATTAGAATGCTGCAGGCGGTAGAATTTCCCTTTCTGGTCCTGTTGATCTCCGGTGGTCATAGTTTACTTGCTGTTGTCCGTGGAGTCGATGACTTTCTTCTTCTTGGACAGACATTGGATGAAGCCCCAGGAGACACATTGGACAAG GTGGCAAGGAGACTGTCGCTGAAAAATCACCCAGCTTGCTGTACAATGAGTGGTGGTGAAGCCATTGAATATTTGGCCAGAACGGGAAATCGATTGCATGTTGAAATAACACAGCCCATGAGCCGCCACCTGGACTGTGATTTTTCCTTTTCTGGTCTCCGCAATCAGGTCAATCAAATAATTAtcaaaaaggaaaaggaagaag GTATCCAGAGTGGACAGTTGCTGTCATGTGTGAACGACATCGCTGCTACTGTACAACATACAGTTGCTGTTCACTTAGCAAGACGTACACATCGAGCCATTCTCTTCTGTAAGAAAGAAGACTTGTTACCTCAATCAAACCCAGCCTTG GTGGTTTCAGGTGGAGTGGCCAGTAATGAATATATCATAAAAGTTCTGCAGATTGTAACTGACGCAAATGGGATCTCACTGAAGTGTCCTCCTCCAAAGCTCTGCACAGACAATGGCATCATGATTGCATG GAATGGCATTGAGAGACTTAGAGCAGGAATTGGTGTTCTGAATAAACCAAAAACAATTCGATATGAGCCTAA aGCCCCTCTTGGAATTAATTTATCAGAGCAAGTCAGGAAAGCAGCACTGAAAGTCCCTCATCTAAAACTGAATAGATGA
- the LOC138761842 gene encoding tRNA N6-adenosine threonylcarbamoyltransferase, mitochondrial-like isoform X1: MRSSRCEAAQERRALARWVRKSNLDPVCVAMTMRCLRVRALSSVAARGLHGHPWREPSVVLGIETSCDDTAAAVVAERGRVLGEALHSQKETHLKTGGIIPPVAQRLHREHLDRVVKEAMDNSGVSLNELTAIATTIKPGLALSLRVGLEYSLKLIEQYEKPFIPIHHMEAHALTIRMLQAVEFPFLVLLISGGHSLLAVVRGVDDFLLLGQTLDEAPGDTLDKVARRLSLKNHPACCTMSGGEAIEYLARTGNRLHVEITQPMSRHLDCDFSFSGLRNQVNQIIIKKEKEEAGIQSGQLLSCVNDIAATVQHTVAVHLARRTHRAILFCKKEDLLPQSNPALVVSGGVASNEYIIKVLQIVTDANGISLKCPPPKLCTDNGIMIAWNGIERLRAGIGVLNKPKTIRYEPKAPLGINLSEQVRKAALKVPHLKLNR, encoded by the exons ATGCGATCGTCTCGCTGCGAAGCGGCCCAGGAAAGGCGTGCACTCGCTCGCTGGGTTCGGAAATCGAACCTTGACCCGGTCTGCGTTGCCATGACGATGCGTTGTCTCCGCGTTCGCGCTCTGAGTTCGGTGGCTGCCCGTGGGCTCCACGGCCACCCGTGGCGCGAGCCCAGCGTGGTTCTGGGCATAGAAACCAGCTGCGATGACACTGCCGCGGCGGTGGTGGCCGAGAGAGGGCGCGTCTTAGGAGAAGCCTTGCATTCTCAGAAAGAAACTCATCTGAA GACAGGTGGAATTATTCCACCTGTAGCTCAGAGGCTACACAGAGAGCACTTGGACAGAGTAGTGAAGGAAGCTATGGATAACAGTGGAGTCTCCCTTAATGAACTCACGGCAATAGCAACTACAATAAAACCAGGTCTTGCTCTAAGCCTACGTGTTGGCCTAGAGTACAGCTTAAAACTAATAGAACAATACGAGAAACCTTTTATTCCTATTCACCATATGGAAGCCCATGCACTGACCATTAGAATGCTGCAGGCGGTAGAATTTCCCTTTCTGGTCCTGTTGATCTCCGGTGGTCATAGTTTACTTGCTGTTGTCCGTGGAGTCGATGACTTTCTTCTTCTTGGACAGACATTGGATGAAGCCCCAGGAGACACATTGGACAAG GTGGCAAGGAGACTGTCGCTGAAAAATCACCCAGCTTGCTGTACAATGAGTGGTGGTGAAGCCATTGAATATTTGGCCAGAACGGGAAATCGATTGCATGTTGAAATAACACAGCCCATGAGCCGCCACCTGGACTGTGATTTTTCCTTTTCTGGTCTCCGCAATCAGGTCAATCAAATAATTAtcaaaaaggaaaaggaagaag CAGGTATCCAGAGTGGACAGTTGCTGTCATGTGTGAACGACATCGCTGCTACTGTACAACATACAGTTGCTGTTCACTTAGCAAGACGTACACATCGAGCCATTCTCTTCTGTAAGAAAGAAGACTTGTTACCTCAATCAAACCCAGCCTTG GTGGTTTCAGGTGGAGTGGCCAGTAATGAATATATCATAAAAGTTCTGCAGATTGTAACTGACGCAAATGGGATCTCACTGAAGTGTCCTCCTCCAAAGCTCTGCACAGACAATGGCATCATGATTGCATG GAATGGCATTGAGAGACTTAGAGCAGGAATTGGTGTTCTGAATAAACCAAAAACAATTCGATATGAGCCTAA aGCCCCTCTTGGAATTAATTTATCAGAGCAAGTCAGGAAAGCAGCACTGAAAGTCCCTCATCTAAAACTGAATAGATGA